In Dermacentor andersoni chromosome 11, qqDerAnde1_hic_scaffold, whole genome shotgun sequence, the sequence GATAAAGTCCCGCTTCTGCGAGGTGCCGGAGACTTGCCGGGTTCAATGCAGGGCACACCCACCGCAgctggtggatgtcggcttcatcATTGCGTGACTTGCAGACTGGACAgtcggaagtggccgcactttcacCAGTTACATCTATCGTTTGTATTCCACGTTTGTCTTCTGTGTCTGTATTTTTGCTCTGTACAACATTCCTTCTAGTAATGTTTCGAGCTTCTACGTCCCTTCACATTTCTTAAGTAAACATTTTGTATATATCTCGTGCGTAGGTGTAACTTCGTGACGAAATCATTGCGTCTTCGCTCTATCTTTCAATAAGTTGTAACTTAATCAGCTTATAGATATTCACTAGGTGTTTTCCATATGCGCCACTACGAAGACAAGTAGGTAGTTCCTTGGCACTATGATTATAACTGTTGTTGTTTATGTTGTTGAAAATGTGCATCTGTGTAGCTGTGCATTTTTTAAAAACTATTACTGGTGCTTCCCATTTGCTTAATCAAAAACTCATTACCCTTCTCTTCATTCTGTTTTTACACTACTGTGGATTCGTGCGGTAGAATATGATAGCATAATAAGCTTTATATCAGAAGCTATCTCCGCGCATTACAAAGTGAGCTCATTTTTATCTTAACCAGAACAATTTCTTCGTGATGGAAGCCATAGTCATGTAGAGCTCAGCGAaaagtttttgttttactttgcgaGATGCACTTCTGAAATTGGCGACAGAAATAGCACAGTATATTTGGTGATTCGTTTTGGTGGAACCAGACTTATTAAAGTGCAATTATCTCACATAAGCTACATTAGATGAATTGGTGGGCGTTGCAGTCTCGACAAATCGCAGTGCGATGCCAGCTTGTCACTAATGAACAGAGATATTCAAACAGTGAACTTTCCGAATTTAACCAAACACCAATATTAAATTAAGCGTCTTCCAAATGCCAAATTGAGTATCGGAAATATTTTTCCCATTCCTGAACAAAGCGATGTACAAAGTTTGATGTACATCATTTAGTGAAAAATATGTTATATGCTATATTTGATACATACATGCAATGTCATTCTCAACGGGACGTCCGGTCAACTGAGGAGCTTCCAAATAATAGACAACTGATAGCGGTAATCTGGCACATCATGCTAATACAAGAGTAATTCAGTCCGGTAACAGCATGCTACAAAGTGCACGTGGTGTGTTCATTAAGGGAAATATGTGCGACACTACTGCACCGCCCATTCTTTTCAACAAAATGATGAAAATTGTTAAGTAAATCGTTTTACCTAAACCGACACAACAAATTCGTGTATATGCTGCTTAAAACGAAAGATTTCTTGTTGAACGATTCGAAATTGTTGGACAGGCGTTATCTGCCCCATGCGCTCACTCCGAAACTCCGAAACTCAGAAACCGCGGGTCTCTGGCAGCAGAATCATTCTGAAGAGTCCTCAATTGTATTGATCTCTTTCCTCAGAAACTCCGGTAACTATTGTGCTCCATTGTATTTCAACGAAAACGAACATTCGGCAATATGCAATAGTGCGttctcgaatcgaatacaaaCCAAACAGTATAGACTGATCGATTCCTAATTAAAGGGCGCATGTCCCAATCGCGGAATGGTATCCAATAAGTACTAAAGTCAGCTTAGCATGAGGTCGGTGCTTTCTACCACTTTCGAGAAATAAGTCCACAGAAGTCTTTGTCGAGATGCATTCATGCTCCAGCTACCAGTTCTGTCCAGTTCTGTCGTACTCGTTCTCTCCGGTTCCAAAAACATCGACAAAGTTATTTCTCGGCCTTATGCCAAGATCAGCGTATCACCATGGCATTAAAAATATTATTCGTATTAATTTTTCCGAACACCCACAGGTGCACCTTCACATACTAAATATGTACCGTGCTCTACCTTCGTGTTGTTTATACTTGTCGTATGTTCTACATCTCTTGACCAGTGCTTTTCTCCTTGCCTGTGAAGGAAGCCAGTATGATGCGGACGGTGCATTGAAGCAATGGTGGACCAATGAAACCCGTACGGAATTCAACAATAGGGCGCAGTGCTTTGTCTACCAATACAGTAACATCACGGACAAAACGACCAACATGACGGTGAGAGTTCGACCATTGTTGAAATTGCTCATTTGATTTGATAAGAGCTGACTATTTTTTCAGGGCATGTGGCATTTCAATGTGTCGAGTTTAAACAGCCTGGGAACTTGTGTTTCTTCGAACACACTGCTGTTcgatcttacttttttttctccttaatAACAAGAAATGGAACATCTAAATGTTATCAGTCCTTAAGACAGACAATTCTATGATTTCAGCAATACATTCCTGAACACCGTCAAAAATTTCTTCAGTAGAAGCAGTTTCAACAGTCAGCAAACGCCTGTGCACTAAGCTTCTTGTTTCAGTGTACTGCGCTAGGAAATGGATAGGGGAATTTACATTGAATATATTTTGCTCTCGCATATAAATAAACTGCAAAGCAAGTCAACATACTTTATCTTCAAATGTGTTTGAACTAACGTAAAGTGGAAGATATCTTAATTTCAGCCAAAGATATCGCTTATTCCTTCAAGCAACATTTCCTAGCACGCGAACCAGTTTCTATGTCACGAATACATGATTTCATTCCTTTTTGCGAGAACTAAGCGTTAATTCGACATACGCGTATGGTTCTATTCTTCCTTCACTCTACAGCTCAATGGGGCAAACGCTGTCGGAGAAAACATTGCAGACAACGGTGGCCTGCGCATGGCCTTCAAGGTGAGTGTTAAAGAAAACTTGGCGCTTCGTTCGCACCAGTTTATTGCTGTCtagtcaccatcatcatcagaaccagcctggttacgcccactgtagggcaaaggcctctcccatacttctccaacaaccccggtcatgtactaattgtggccatgtcgtccctgcaaacttcttaatctcatccgccctcctaactttctgccaccccctgctacaaCTTCCCTTCCTtcggaatcgagtccgtaacccttaatgaccatcggttatcttccctcctcattacatgttctgcccacgcccatttccttttcttgatttcaactaagatgtcattaactcgcgtttgttccctcatccaatctgctcttttcttatcccttaacgttacacccatcattcttctttccatagctcattgcgtcgtcctcaatttaagtagaacccttttcgtaagcctccaggttcctgccccataggtgagtacttgtaagacacagctattatacacttttctcttgagggataagggcaacctgctgttcatgatctaagaatgcctgccaaacgcaccccagcccattcttattcttctgattatttccgtctcatgatccggatccgccgtgattacttgccctaagtagatgtattcccttaccacttccagtgcatcactacctgttgtaaattgctgttctcttccgagactgttaaacattactttagttttctgcagattaatttttagacccacttttctgctttgcctctccaggtcagtgagcatgcattgcaattggtcccctgagttactaagcaaggcaatatcatcagcgaatcgcaagttactaaggtattctccatcaacttttatccccaattcttcctactccaggtctctgaatacttcctgtaaacacgctgtgaatatcattggagagatcgtatctccctgcctgacgcctttctttattggtattttgttgctttctttatggaggactacgttggctgtggagccgctatagatatctttcagtatttttacatacggctcatctacaccctgattccgtaatgcctccatgactgctgaggtttcgacagaatcaaacgctttctcgtaatcaatgatcTGCCTGGTCAATTTCAGACAAATAGATGACGTCACATTGCTCCGTGAGCACGCATGCCCTTTCCTTATCGCATTCGTCGGCTGTTGTTGGTGTCAAGGTCTTCATTGGCGGGTGCAGACCGATTTCGGGGTGCGTGTGATCTGGACATTTAACCACTTTTAATATCGAAAATTAGACGATTTGAAGCCTCTTAACGCACGTAGGATAACGAAAATGGGAGGAAACTAAAGCTTGCAACAAAAATTACGCTGCAACTTAGCGTCACATGGTATATACTAATGCACACTGGAGCCCATTGTCCTTCACCGAGGTCAGACGCTGCTAACAcggcttcttccttttttttcttaaagtTTTAGTGTGCTCACCATCCTAGTAGCCTGGCTTGCCTCAATCGACACTGTACTTGGTGACAACTTAAGTATTCAGGACCAGCGTCGCCAGCAAACCACACCTGCCACGCGAGCTGTTAGTTAAAAAAGGAAGTTCCGCCACATCATGAAAGGAGCGAACATTATTGGTTGGAGCACCTAGAGAAGAGCTCTTCGAGTTTGGCAGCGGTGTATTTGCCACCCACGTGGAATCTGTATATCTGCCATTGAAATGCGTCCTGTCTGAACTGCCCGATGGTAAATTTCCCGTATGGCCGCTACAGGCCGTTCGCGGGTTTCACGGCACAATGTAGAGAGCAAACTCTGCATGGTGGCCTTGGAATCGCATCTCTGGGGCGTTTCTTAATCGATCAATTGAATTGCTGCACGCAAAGTCATTGTGGCATCCTTGGAGACGAGCAAGAAGACACAGCCGCTCGATCTTCACTTAACAGTGCCGATCGCGTTGCtatcccgctgtcaagaacagacgcaACGGGAAAGCTCTGTGTGCTTGCTCGCTAGCTTACATTGGCCCATTGGAATTCGGCAGAATTCAAAAACCTGCGCCTTGGTTCCCGGGATCCCCATCTGAAGCTCGGCCTTCCACATGGCTTACCACGACGGAAGGTAACTCTCATCTGTcgcctatggcttggagtagcttttACGAATGCGAACCCTTACCTCAACGGAATAGACACAAGTCCAGATTGGGAAGTTTGTGGGTGTAAAGAGACGATAGCCCACCTTCTGTGTGATTTTAATTGTTTCAATGCGCAAAGAAAAGCCGTCAGCACCACGCTCGACGGGATCGACAACCGTCCCCTTAGGGAAGGCCGAATTGCTTGGCTTTGGTCCCAGCCGACGTCAGCACGAACTCGTTTAAAAGTGCTAGTGTGCTTTTTTAAAGGAAACGGGACTAACTGAAAAACTATAGAATGTGCTAACTGATGCTTTCctgcctttttcttttatttattaatcGTCTCTTGTTTTGTTATCTGTTCTGCCCTTACCCCATGCCCGTGTGCAGAGAAGCCAACCAAACActtcatctggttaacctctttgcctgtcacctcttgttttccttctttccttcctgtaTATCTGCCACCGACTATACATAGAAGGTAACTGAAATGCTCAACACTTACCTAAGCCTATACTCACTCATAGCCCCCCTCTCTAGATGCAACTAATAACAGTGGTAAAGTATTCTACACATCATGTTGCGAATTCCGAATAACAGTGTTCAAGTATTCTGGACAATGCATCACATATAGCTCAGCACAGTACGTTGTGGCCACAGCCTGAGTACCTTCTACGTTGCAGGCGTACGAAAGACTGCTGCAAGATGAATGCAATGGCGAGGACACCCGCCTACCTGGACTGACACACCTGTCAGGAAAGAAGCTGTTCTTCATCGCGCAGGCAATGGTATGAGCACTCGCTAGAGGTGGCCTTGGCTGACGGAATAAATTTCAATTTCGAGCTCGTTTAAGCAATGGGCTGCTCACAACTGACTATTTGTCTCCTCATTAACCTTTTTACAGGTGTTGTGCCGTTTAAGCAGAGCGGAGTGGTTGAAGCACATCATTCAGTATGACACACACTGTCCAAGTCAATACAGGTAAGTCGAATGGCGATCATGCGAGCCTACAGAAAGCATCACGTAAGTTTTCACCCGTCGCGGTACCTTAGTGGTTATGGCCAATGGGCTCGTGAGCTCTAGGTCCCGTATTCGATTCCGACCACGGTGACCTCAATTCGATGGGGGGCAAATTGCAAAAACGTTTGTGTACTTGTATTTGGCTGCACGTTAAAaaacgcaggtggtcaaaattaccactgcggtgtgcttcataatcagatcatgattCTCGGCACGTAAGGCCTCAGAATTTAATCTTTAGGCGTAAGCT encodes:
- the LOC126538985 gene encoding membrane metallo-endopeptidase-like 1, whose product is MVYPSGILQGAFFQHGLPRSLNFGAIGAVVGHEMTHGYDDKGSQYDADGALKQWWTNETRTEFNNRAQCFVYQYSNITDKTTNMTLNGANAVGENIADNGGLRMAFKAYERLLQDECNGEDTRLPGLTHLSGKKLFFIAQAMVLCRLSRAEWLKHIIQYDTHCPSQYRVEMPMKNLEEFSTVFNCPANSSMNPPKRCRLW